A genomic stretch from Pseudanabaena sp. ABRG5-3 includes:
- a CDS encoding lysophospholipid acyltransferase family protein, giving the protein MRQILNVMLFLTAKIIVLILGLRIRHRERLPTSGPAILVANHNSHLDTIVLFSLFPLSMLQQLRPVANEQYFLKQNRFLAWFARHVLRVIPVSSEASNCRDFFKSCANALAKKQILILYPEGTRGTPEHMSEFKTGIAHLAKQYPAVPIVPIFLHGLGKALPKGDFLIVPLLCWICIGEAMYWNGQKQAFLQQLVEQMQTLADERLLSA; this is encoded by the coding sequence ATGAGACAAATTCTGAACGTTATGTTGTTTCTGACTGCGAAAATCATTGTTTTGATTTTAGGATTACGCATTCGCCATCGTGAGAGATTGCCCACCTCTGGTCCCGCGATTCTCGTGGCAAATCACAATAGCCACCTTGATACCATCGTTCTCTTTTCTCTCTTTCCCCTCTCAATGTTACAGCAGCTCCGTCCTGTGGCAAATGAACAGTATTTTCTTAAGCAAAATCGCTTTCTAGCATGGTTTGCACGTCATGTTTTGCGAGTTATCCCTGTCTCTAGTGAAGCGAGTAACTGCCGTGATTTTTTTAAAAGCTGTGCCAATGCTTTAGCGAAAAAGCAAATCTTGATTCTTTATCCCGAAGGAACTAGAGGCACACCTGAACATATGAGCGAGTTTAAGACTGGTATTGCCCACCTCGCTAAACAATATCCAGCAGTTCCAATTGTTCCTATTTTCCTGCATGGACTGGGTAAAGCTTTACCCAAAGGCGATTTCTTGATAGTTCCTTTACTCTGCTGGATCTGCATTGGTGAAGCGATGTACTGGAACGGGCAGAAACAAGCTTTTCTCCAACAACTAGTAGAGCAGATGCAGACTTTAGCCGATGAAAGACTGCTCTCTGCGTGA
- the psbA gene encoding photosystem II q(b) protein, translating to MTTAVKRRDNASLWNQLCNWVTSTENRFYIGWFGIIMIPTLLTATICFVIAFIGAPAVDIDGIREPISGSLLAGNNLITAAVVPSSNAIGLHFYPIWEADSIDEWLYNGGPYQLIVFHFLLGIYAYMGREWELSYRLGMRPWIAVAYSAPVAAATAVLMIYSVGQGSFSDGLPLGISGTFNFMLVLQAEHNVLMHPFHMLGVAGVFGGALFAAMHGSLVTSSLIRETTENESQNVGYKFGQEEETYNIVAAHGYFGRLIFQYASFNNSRSLHFFLAMWPVVGIWFAALGVSSFAFNLNGFNFNQSITSSVGTVVPSWADVINRANLGIEVMHERNVHNFPLDLAALDVTPVVMTAPTISS from the coding sequence ATGACAACAGCAGTCAAAAGACGCGACAATGCGTCACTATGGAATCAGCTTTGCAACTGGGTTACGAGTACCGAAAACCGTTTCTACATCGGTTGGTTCGGCATCATCATGATCCCCACCTTGCTAACTGCAACCATTTGCTTCGTAATTGCCTTCATTGGCGCACCTGCCGTAGATATCGACGGAATCCGTGAACCTATTTCTGGTTCCTTACTCGCTGGCAACAACTTGATTACCGCCGCAGTCGTTCCCTCCTCGAACGCGATCGGCTTGCACTTTTACCCCATTTGGGAAGCTGACAGTATTGATGAATGGTTATACAACGGTGGTCCTTACCAACTGATTGTCTTCCATTTCTTGCTTGGTATTTACGCCTATATGGGACGTGAATGGGAATTGTCATACCGCCTTGGTATGCGCCCTTGGATCGCCGTAGCCTATTCTGCCCCTGTAGCAGCAGCAACCGCAGTACTCATGATCTACTCCGTTGGACAAGGATCATTCTCTGATGGTTTACCTTTAGGGATCTCTGGTACTTTTAACTTCATGCTTGTGCTGCAAGCAGAACATAATGTACTGATGCACCCCTTCCACATGTTAGGTGTCGCAGGTGTGTTCGGTGGTGCATTGTTTGCTGCTATGCACGGTTCTCTTGTAACCTCTAGCTTGATTCGTGAAACTACTGAAAATGAATCTCAAAATGTAGGTTATAAGTTTGGACAGGAAGAAGAAACCTACAATATTGTTGCTGCTCATGGCTACTTTGGACGCTTGATCTTCCAATATGCATCCTTCAATAACAGTCGCAGTTTGCACTTCTTCTTAGCAATGTGGCCAGTAGTTGGGATCTGGTTTGCTGCTTTGGGTGTAAGTTCCTTTGCCTTCAACTTGAATGGCTTCAACTTCAACCAATCTATTACTAGCAGTGTAGGTACTGTCGTCCCTAGCTGGGCAGATGTTATCAATCGCGCTAACTTGGGTATTGAAGTCATGCACGAACGTAATGTTCATAACTTCCCTCTTGATTTGGCTGCCCTTGATGTAACTCCAGTGGTGATGACTGCCCCTACGATTAGTAGTTAA
- a CDS encoding NUDIX hydrolase translates to MPTSSTKAWQVRDRFLEMRSRWITLIGEHLQDDRGEILEYWRIEKPDSVIVLAIQGDRLLLPIPSYRVGIGQSSLDFAGGRVTEGKSPIEIVPVILQRELGIANEAIAQIIPLNSEGWAVNSSFSNQRLYGFIAHIEATAKLSSDFLRLQYPITPEALYTLRQSLNCLQCRALLMEWMLNYSL, encoded by the coding sequence ATGCCAACCTCATCAACTAAAGCATGGCAAGTTCGTGATCGCTTTCTAGAAATGCGATCGCGCTGGATCACCCTAATTGGCGAACATCTCCAAGATGATCGGGGCGAAATCTTGGAATATTGGCGAATTGAAAAGCCTGATTCGGTAATTGTTTTAGCAATTCAGGGCGATCGTCTGCTGCTGCCTATACCTAGCTATCGAGTGGGCATCGGTCAATCTAGTCTAGACTTTGCTGGCGGCAGAGTGACCGAAGGCAAATCTCCCATTGAGATTGTGCCAGTAATTTTGCAACGTGAGTTAGGAATTGCAAATGAGGCGATCGCGCAAATTATCCCCTTAAATTCAGAGGGATGGGCAGTGAATAGTTCTTTCTCTAACCAGAGGCTTTATGGTTTTATTGCTCATATTGAAGCAACGGCAAAATTATCATCCGATTTCCTACGATTACAATATCCCATAACTCCAGAAGCCCTATATACTCTACGCCAATCCCTAAACTGTCTACAATGTCGTGCATTACTGATGGAATGGATGTTGAATTACTCCCTCTAG
- a CDS encoding VOC family protein: MIDIGLTHIALPVTDVERSIKFYATYAAMQIVHRRIDEESGAAVVWLSDRTRPFVIVLIQTTLVQPVLSPFAHLGIGCKSRESMDALCETARQEGILIQEPKDSGYPIGYWAFLRDPDGHTLELSHGQEVGLITEQSSATA; the protein is encoded by the coding sequence ATGATTGATATTGGATTGACTCACATAGCGCTTCCTGTTACTGATGTGGAACGCAGCATCAAGTTTTACGCCACCTATGCCGCCATGCAAATTGTCCATCGTCGCATTGATGAGGAGTCTGGAGCAGCAGTGGTGTGGCTAAGCGATCGCACTCGTCCTTTTGTAATTGTGCTAATCCAAACTACATTGGTGCAGCCTGTTCTATCACCCTTTGCCCATCTTGGCATTGGTTGCAAGAGTCGGGAATCAATGGATGCTCTTTGTGAAACTGCTCGACAGGAAGGCATATTGATTCAGGAACCAAAGGATTCTGGATATCCCATTGGCTATTGGGCTTTCTTGCGCGATCCTGATGGTCATACGCTGGAACTATCCCATGGTCAGGAAGTAGGATTAATTACAGAACAGAGTTCCGCAACAGCCTAA
- a CDS encoding class I SAM-dependent methyltransferase family protein yields MKDCSLREYPQMRYFLSSLLFLEVNMLLKKASPTYEQLLRPLSIWNPKAWYYGLMNLSLKTIGKLSQGIQIGFRYGFDSGVMLEYVYKNKPSGITPLGMLIDWFYLNSQGWRGIRERSQLMKAILRQVLQSYHQQNMTCHLLDVACGGGRYDLEVLQEFSSAAIAATLRDYKLENVTKAQQLASQFGVKAQIEQADAFNDVDLDLVQPRPNVIIVSGLHEILPNDKLIRHHFQQLYRILDNAGTLIFTIQPQHPQLEMIARTLPAHTGLPWVMRVRSWELIRQWAEEAGFQDFHVQMEPNGIFGVVTAQKNKVI; encoded by the coding sequence ATGAAAGACTGCTCTCTGCGTGAATATCCCCAAATGCGCTATTTTCTTTCTTCTCTTTTATTTTTAGAGGTCAATATGTTACTCAAAAAAGCGTCTCCTACCTACGAACAACTCCTCCGCCCATTATCTATCTGGAACCCTAAAGCTTGGTACTACGGATTGATGAATCTCTCTCTCAAAACTATTGGCAAACTATCGCAAGGTATTCAAATTGGTTTTCGGTATGGCTTTGATTCGGGTGTGATGTTGGAATATGTTTATAAAAATAAGCCCAGTGGCATTACCCCTCTAGGAATGCTGATCGATTGGTTCTATCTTAATTCTCAAGGATGGCGTGGTATCAGAGAGCGATCGCAATTAATGAAGGCGATACTCCGCCAAGTACTTCAGTCCTATCATCAGCAAAATATGACCTGTCACTTGCTCGATGTTGCCTGTGGTGGTGGACGCTATGATCTAGAGGTATTGCAAGAATTTTCATCGGCTGCGATCGCGGCAACTCTGCGGGATTACAAATTAGAAAATGTCACCAAGGCCCAGCAGCTAGCGAGTCAATTTGGTGTTAAGGCACAGATTGAACAGGCAGATGCTTTCAATGATGTAGATCTAGATCTGGTACAGCCTAGACCGAATGTGATTATTGTTTCGGGACTGCATGAGATTTTGCCCAATGACAAGCTGATTAGACATCACTTTCAGCAACTTTATCGGATTCTCGATAATGCAGGAACGCTGATTTTTACAATTCAGCCACAGCATCCTCAGTTAGAAATGATTGCGCGTACCTTGCCTGCCCATACGGGACTGCCTTGGGTGATGCGAGTACGTTCTTGGGAACTGATCCGTCAATGGGCAGAAGAAGCTGGATTTCAAGATTTTCATGTCCAAATGGAACCCAATGGCATTTTTGGAGTTGTGACGGCTCAGAAGAACAAAGTGATATAA
- a CDS encoding CDP-alcohol phosphatidyltransferase family protein, with translation MVSIYQCKSTFQNYLRPLVNRLAAWQISPNQVTVSAILLSGVTGLALVQSTQLAIAFLPTTQAVLLSVPVVLLIRMALNAIDGMLAREYKQTTKLGCILNELGDVLSDIALYLPFSLIAGVSAPLIVGIVILAIASEMVGVLGYEIAQKRHYEGPMGKSDRAFVFGIVGLILGLGIAPTQWLTILLSAVILLQVWTMINRIQGMLQEV, from the coding sequence ATGGTTTCCATCTATCAATGCAAATCAACCTTTCAAAACTATCTCCGTCCCCTAGTCAATCGATTGGCAGCATGGCAAATTTCCCCTAACCAAGTTACGGTGTCGGCAATTTTGCTGTCAGGGGTAACGGGACTAGCCCTAGTGCAAAGTACCCAACTGGCGATCGCTTTCCTGCCCACGACTCAAGCAGTTTTGCTATCTGTACCCGTAGTTTTATTAATTCGGATGGCTCTCAATGCCATTGATGGAATGCTTGCCCGTGAATATAAACAGACTACTAAACTTGGCTGCATTCTCAACGAGTTAGGCGATGTCCTCTCCGATATTGCGCTCTACCTACCCTTTAGTTTGATTGCAGGAGTTTCTGCGCCCTTGATCGTCGGGATTGTGATCCTAGCGATCGCCTCAGAAATGGTCGGGGTCTTGGGCTATGAGATTGCTCAGAAGCGACATTACGAAGGACCAATGGGCAAAAGCGATCGCGCCTTTGTGTTTGGCATTGTTGGCTTGATTTTAGGTTTAGGCATCGCGCCGACTCAATGGCTCACGATCCTGTTGAGCGCAGTGATCCTGCTTCAGGTTTGGACAATGATCAATCGCATTCAAGGAATGCTACAGGAGGTCTAA
- a CDS encoding phosphatidate cytidylyltransferase, which yields MEKIMEIVMGIDLAAPVLYTLAGIFGLLAIASTTTLGLVISKPETDYSELKARIKSWWIMVSIFSLAILLKQPVSIAFFMMLSFIALREYFSLIPTRFSDRRVLLWAYLAIILQYFWIYIGWYGMFLIFIPIYMFLFLPMRMLLNGETEGFLNAIGTLHWGLMLNVYTISHLSYLTILPVSGNPIAGGTGLLVYLLLLTEINDIAQYIFGKLFGRHKIIPKVSPKKTVEGLLGGVLTTTGLAIALAPWLTPFDLLHSAYLGLLLSLTGFIGDVNISALKRDLGIKDSGTLLPGHGGILDRIDSLTYTAPLFFHFTVYFYYRGQWL from the coding sequence ATGGAAAAAATTATGGAAATAGTCATGGGTATCGACTTAGCCGCACCAGTGTTATATACCCTCGCAGGGATTTTTGGACTACTAGCGATCGCCTCAACTACTACCCTTGGTTTAGTCATCAGTAAGCCTGAAACCGACTATAGCGAACTGAAAGCTCGCATCAAGTCTTGGTGGATTATGGTCAGCATTTTCAGTCTTGCCATCTTACTGAAACAGCCTGTTTCCATCGCCTTTTTTATGATGCTTAGCTTCATTGCTCTGCGTGAATACTTTTCCCTCATTCCCACCCGTTTTAGCGATCGTCGCGTTTTACTTTGGGCATATCTCGCCATTATTCTGCAATATTTCTGGATTTACATTGGCTGGTATGGGATGTTTCTGATTTTTATTCCCATCTATATGTTTCTATTCCTGCCCATGCGAATGTTGCTCAATGGTGAAACAGAGGGTTTTTTAAATGCGATCGGTACGCTCCATTGGGGACTGATGCTGAATGTCTATACCATTAGCCATCTCTCCTACCTCACGATCCTGCCAGTGAGTGGCAATCCCATCGCAGGGGGTACAGGTCTATTAGTCTATCTATTACTGCTGACTGAGATTAATGATATCGCGCAATATATCTTCGGTAAGCTATTTGGTCGCCACAAAATTATTCCGAAAGTCAGCCCTAAGAAAACCGTAGAAGGTCTACTCGGCGGAGTTTTGACAACTACAGGATTAGCGATCGCCTTAGCACCTTGGCTGACTCCCTTTGATTTACTCCATTCCGCCTATTTAGGACTATTGCTCAGCCTGACAGGATTCATCGGTGATGTGAATATTTCGGCTCTGAAGCGGGATTTGGGCATCAAAGATAGTGGCACTCTCCTCCCCGGACATGGCGGCATCTTGGATCGCATTGATAGCCTCACCTACACTGCACCTTTGTTTTTCCACTTCACAGTTTACTTCTACTATCGAGGTCAATGGCTATGA
- a CDS encoding helix-turn-helix domain-containing protein produces MAYKISGDCVACSSCIAVCPTGAISIQQGNYWIDPAICNNCEGYAPEPLCVSACNIGASMPLQPKKGRVKAIENPFTVSPSLFTNGVSTPFSSAIAIWEACNLLAQRQSLPWSLDDSGTLVYERSVSQGKGKIALRLNNIINFSYPRSHLESQTILASNTLDIRSTCLHLLYAAYATTLEKPWEQEFSISDSQIEEYLGLDKRKDLSKSTKLNLIKTLAIQPCWITAQIDWPKQGKVESFSLPESPLWSLLEIVHHFHEDEEGCKHLIGLTFRLKAGDWSQYFLNKKECHAGRAFYQYSHLPKSLLGAIMSIWQQHEGAARMLLWLLFKTRMGDQQRIMVMTLMRVAYGEDRVNQAISQREERKRLLRMFESDLEVVNRYGLKPIFDPVSYPTEIQPLWSKLADIPDDAEAALDFWINDGSCNLRLTDVGPRGKWQMLTNARILSFELLADWEQPAELSRKKRKFERSQNQSTKQRSSSKKVQTANQSLLSGEQIATLRKNLQISQRTLAEKIGKSQSWIRDVENGRFQAKQSEQQLIRQALGL; encoded by the coding sequence ATGGCATATAAGATATCTGGTGATTGTGTTGCCTGTTCATCCTGCATCGCTGTTTGCCCTACGGGTGCAATCTCCATCCAGCAAGGTAATTATTGGATCGACCCCGCTATCTGTAATAACTGTGAAGGATATGCTCCTGAACCTCTATGCGTTAGTGCCTGTAATATCGGTGCTTCTATGCCACTACAGCCCAAGAAGGGAAGGGTGAAAGCAATTGAAAATCCCTTTACAGTTAGTCCTAGTTTATTTACAAATGGTGTTAGCACTCCCTTTAGCTCGGCGATCGCGATTTGGGAAGCCTGCAACTTACTCGCTCAGAGACAATCACTACCTTGGTCACTAGATGACTCAGGTACTCTCGTATATGAGCGATCGGTCAGTCAAGGTAAAGGCAAAATTGCTTTGCGGTTAAACAATATCATTAATTTCAGCTATCCGCGATCGCATTTAGAATCCCAAACAATCCTTGCCTCCAATACATTAGATATTCGTTCTACCTGCCTGCATCTGCTCTACGCTGCCTATGCCACAACTCTAGAAAAGCCTTGGGAGCAAGAATTTAGCATTAGTGACAGCCAAATTGAGGAATATCTCGGCTTAGACAAACGCAAAGATTTATCGAAATCAACAAAGTTAAATTTGATTAAAACACTTGCCATTCAGCCCTGTTGGATTACTGCCCAAATTGATTGGCCGAAACAGGGCAAAGTGGAATCCTTCTCACTACCCGAAAGTCCCCTCTGGAGCTTATTAGAAATCGTGCATCACTTCCATGAAGATGAGGAAGGATGCAAACATCTCATTGGATTAACTTTTAGACTAAAAGCAGGAGATTGGTCGCAATATTTTCTAAACAAAAAAGAATGTCACGCAGGTAGGGCTTTTTATCAATATAGCCACTTACCCAAATCATTGCTTGGTGCAATTATGAGCATCTGGCAGCAGCACGAAGGGGCAGCCAGAATGTTGCTCTGGCTGTTATTTAAAACCCGTATGGGAGATCAGCAAAGAATCATGGTCATGACTCTGATGCGCGTCGCCTATGGTGAAGATCGAGTCAATCAAGCAATTTCGCAACGGGAAGAAAGAAAACGCTTACTGAGAATGTTTGAAAGTGACTTGGAAGTAGTCAATCGTTATGGACTCAAGCCCATATTCGATCCCGTTAGCTATCCTACGGAAATTCAACCACTATGGTCAAAACTAGCAGATATACCTGATGATGCCGAAGCTGCCCTTGATTTCTGGATTAATGATGGCAGTTGCAATCTCCGACTCACCGACGTAGGTCCACGCGGTAAGTGGCAAATGCTGACCAATGCAAGGATTCTATCCTTTGAGTTACTAGCAGATTGGGAACAACCTGCGGAACTATCCCGCAAAAAACGCAAATTTGAGCGATCGCAAAATCAGTCTACTAAGCAAAGAAGTTCTAGCAAAAAAGTCCAAACCGCTAATCAATCTTTGCTTTCAGGTGAACAAATTGCCACATTACGCAAAAATTTACAAATTAGTCAGCGCACCCTAGCTGAAAAAATTGGTAAAAGCCAAAGCTGGATCCGTGATGTGGAAAATGGTCGCTTTCAAGCAAAACAAAGTGAGCAACAATTAATCCGCCAAGCATTAGGACTATAG
- a CDS encoding Tex family protein, producing the protein MPNLEQILAQELSLRPEQVKNALELFAEGATIPFVARYRKERTGEMNEIQLRDLQDRYAYLTELRDRQAVILQAIADQGKLTDALKAKIEACLQKTELEDLYLPYRPKRRTRAAIAREKGLEPLAEAIKAFNRPNINNVSLPQEAAKYLSEQVKTVEEALKGASDILAEEVADNAEYRAYIRDYLMQSGLFVSKIKATHPVGTTKFEMYRDYQAKVKVIAPHNLLALLRGETEEILSLSLDFDEAHVLNYLESQQIRAKTNTVRQFYGDMLKDAFNRLIKTSVITAVIAEKKAWADGESIKTFEANLRDLLLSAPAGMKPTLAIDPGFRTGCKTAVISETGKFLEYQTIFPHQAAAQREQAARILRTLIEKYQIQLIAIGNGTAGRETDAFVMEVIQGLAKPPIKVMVNESGASIYSASQVAIAEFPDLDLTVRGAISIGRRLQDPLAELVKIDPKSIGVGQYQHDVDQKLLKKKLDDTVESCVNFVGVDLNTASKELLAFVSGLSPTVANNIITYRNQNGAFRDRRHLLKVPKLGAKAFEQAAGFLRIRGGDHPLDNTAVHPESYKVVEAIAKDLHVPLSEISQAADRLKSVSLQKYVTDAIGEPTLRDILRELEKPGRDPRAEFKYATFSDAIQKISDLQIGMEIEGIITNVANFGAFVDIGVHQDGLIHISQLADRFVSDPKQIVKVGQVVKVRVLEVNESLKRISLSMRL; encoded by the coding sequence ATGCCGAATCTTGAACAAATCCTCGCCCAAGAACTTTCGCTCCGCCCTGAACAGGTCAAAAATGCTCTAGAGCTATTTGCCGAGGGTGCAACTATTCCCTTTGTAGCTAGATATCGTAAAGAACGCACAGGGGAAATGAACGAAATTCAACTCAGGGATCTCCAAGATCGCTATGCCTATCTCACCGAACTGCGCGATCGCCAAGCCGTAATTCTCCAAGCGATCGCCGATCAAGGCAAACTCACCGATGCTCTCAAAGCCAAAATTGAAGCCTGTCTCCAAAAGACGGAATTAGAAGATCTCTACCTGCCCTATCGCCCCAAACGCAGAACAAGAGCCGCGATCGCGAGGGAAAAAGGATTAGAACCGCTTGCCGAAGCAATTAAAGCTTTCAATCGTCCAAATATTAATAATGTCTCACTGCCACAGGAAGCCGCCAAGTACCTATCGGAACAGGTAAAGACCGTTGAAGAAGCCCTCAAAGGTGCATCGGATATTCTGGCGGAAGAAGTTGCGGACAATGCCGAATATCGCGCCTATATCCGCGATTATTTGATGCAGTCAGGACTATTTGTCTCAAAAATCAAGGCAACGCACCCAGTCGGTACAACCAAATTTGAGATGTATCGCGACTATCAAGCCAAAGTCAAGGTGATCGCCCCCCATAATCTGCTAGCACTGTTGCGTGGTGAAACCGAAGAAATCCTCAGCCTCAGTCTAGATTTTGATGAAGCCCATGTCCTGAATTACCTAGAGTCGCAACAAATTCGGGCGAAAACAAACACTGTGAGGCAGTTTTATGGGGATATGCTCAAGGATGCCTTTAATCGCTTGATCAAAACTTCCGTCATCACTGCTGTCATCGCCGAAAAGAAAGCTTGGGCAGATGGCGAATCCATCAAAACCTTTGAAGCGAACTTGCGCGATCTCTTACTATCAGCCCCCGCAGGCATGAAACCCACCCTTGCGATCGATCCCGGATTTCGCACTGGTTGCAAGACAGCCGTGATTAGCGAGACAGGCAAATTTCTCGAATATCAAACCATTTTTCCCCACCAAGCCGCCGCCCAAAGAGAACAAGCTGCCCGTATCTTGAGAACTTTAATTGAGAAGTATCAGATTCAATTAATTGCGATCGGAAATGGCACAGCAGGACGGGAAACTGATGCCTTTGTCATGGAAGTAATTCAAGGGCTAGCGAAACCGCCAATCAAAGTCATGGTCAATGAATCGGGAGCCTCGATATATTCTGCTAGCCAAGTGGCGATCGCTGAATTTCCTGACTTAGATCTGACAGTGCGCGGGGCGATCAGCATTGGGCGGAGACTCCAAGATCCCCTCGCCGAACTTGTCAAAATCGATCCCAAATCCATTGGTGTAGGTCAATATCAGCATGATGTCGATCAGAAGTTACTGAAAAAGAAGCTCGATGACACCGTCGAAAGCTGCGTTAATTTTGTCGGTGTAGACCTAAACACGGCTTCTAAGGAATTATTAGCATTTGTCTCAGGGCTTAGCCCCACTGTGGCAAATAACATCATCACCTATCGCAATCAAAATGGTGCGTTTCGCGATCGCCGTCATTTGCTAAAAGTACCGAAATTAGGCGCAAAGGCATTTGAACAGGCGGCAGGTTTTTTACGAATTCGGGGTGGCGATCATCCCTTAGACAATACGGCTGTGCATCCTGAAAGTTATAAAGTCGTAGAAGCGATCGCTAAAGATCTGCATGTGCCATTATCAGAAATCTCGCAAGCGGCGGATCGACTGAAATCCGTCAGTCTCCAGAAATATGTAACCGATGCGATCGGTGAACCAACTCTGCGCGATATCCTTCGAGAACTAGAAAAGCCCGGACGCGATCCTCGTGCTGAGTTTAAATATGCCACCTTCAGCGACGCGATTCAGAAGATATCTGACCTGCAAATAGGTATGGAGATCGAAGGAATCATCACCAATGTAGCTAACTTCGGCGCGTTCGTAGATATTGGCGTACATCAAGATGGATTAATTCATATTTCCCAATTAGCCGATCGCTTTGTTAGCGATCCTAAGCAAATTGTCAAAGTTGGTCAGGTTGTCAAAGTGCGTGTTTTGGAAGTAAATGAGTCTTTAAAAAGGATTAGTTTATCGATGAGACTCTAG